In Mercurialis annua linkage group LG5, ddMerAnnu1.2, whole genome shotgun sequence, a single genomic region encodes these proteins:
- the LOC126680704 gene encoding protein FAR1-RELATED SEQUENCE 5-like: MADKRQATYDLVGNFIKDKYSNFKTVYTPADIIRDMKKEYGVELSYQTAWRSKERGLELTRGHPADSYKLLPSYLHALKTTNPGSVAELETREDRFLYVFISLNASIKGWSFCKPIIVVDGTFLKAAYGGTLLTAATQDAANKIFPLAFCVVDSENDASWEWFFNKLRETFGVREGMCIISDRHDSIKKAIENVFPEAHHGICTYHLFNNVKARYRRAKGEIREQFFGAAKAYTIEQFEKHMAELDKFDPKIREYLTEVGFKKWTTVHSTSNRYSTMTSNIAESLNATNIAARELPITTMLEFLRSLVQKWTHANRNCARSLKTDMTKVAEDILNESYIRSLNLTVSPANDNIYTVTKTKTPFSVNLDTQTCCCRRFQTDKIPCAHAVAVIRKYNKDPLFYCSKYYMKETYVNTYIHTVYPMTNKSTWNTPQEVKDIIVLPPESRTKSGRPKKKRIVAGHEKRSKNTCTVCKKKGHNKKTCKRSL; this comes from the exons ATGGCCGATAAAAGGCAGGCAACATATGATTTGGTTGGAAACTTCATAAAGGATAAGTACTCAAACTTCAAGACTGTTTACACGCCTGCCGATATTATTAGAGATATGAAGAAGGAATATGGAGTCGAACTAAGCTACCAAACAGCATGGAGATCAAAAGAGAGGGGATTAGAGCTCACGAGAGGACATCCAGCTGATTCATACAAATTGCTGCCTTCTTATCTACACGCGCTGAAAACAACAAATCCCGGGTCTGTTGCTGAATTGGAAACAAGAGAAGACAGATTTCTTTATGTTTTCATATCCTTGAATGCATCAATTAAAGGATGGAGTTTTTGCAAGCCGATAATTGTAGTCGATGGTACGTTCCTCAAAGCAGCTTATGGAGGAACTCTTCTAACGGCAGCTACTCAAGATGCAGCAAATAAGATTTTTCCTCTTGCATTTTGTGTGGTAGATTCTGAAAACGATGCTTCGTGGGAGTGGTTTTTTAACAAACTTAGAGAAACATTCGGCGTGAGGGAAGGAATGTGCATTATCTCGGATCGACATGACAGTATTAAAAAAGCAATTGAAAACGTATTCCCGGAAGCACATCATGGGATTTGTACATACCATCTTTTCAACAATGTCAAAGCAAGATATAGAAGAGCGAAAGGTGAAATCAGAGAACAATTTTTTGGGGCAGCCAAAGCTTACACGATTGAGCAATTTGAAAAACACATGGCGGAACTTGACAAATTTGACCCCAAAATAAGGGAGTACCTCACTGAAGTGGGTTTCAAAAAATGGACGACAGTCCATTCCACCAGCAACAGGTATTCAACAATGACTTCAAACATTGCAGAATCTTTAAATGCAACAAACATAGCTGCAAGAGAACTGCCCATAACGACGATGCTCGAATTTCTACGTTCGCTTGTGCAAAAGTGGACTCATGCAAATAGAAACTGTGCAAGATCATTAAAAACAGATATGACAAAAGTGGCTGAGGATATATTGAATGAAAGCTATATTCGATCTCTGAATCTGACG GTAAGCCCTGCAAATGACAATATATATACTGTCACTAAAACAAAAACTCCCTTCTCGGTCAATTTGGACACACAGACATGCTGCTGCCGAAGATTTCAAACTGACAAAATACCGTGTGCGCACGCAGTTGCTGTAATAAGGAAATACAACAAAGATCCTTTGTTCTATTGTTCAAAGTACTACATGAAGGAGACGTATGTCAACACGTACATTCACACTGTGTATCCAATGACGAATAAATCAACATGGAATACACCTCAAGAAGTAAAAGATATAATCGTGCTGCCTCCAGAATCAAGAACAAAATCGGGGAGACCGAAGAAGAAACGCATAGTGGCAGGACATGAAAAAAGGTCAAAGAATACATGCACGGTTTGCAAGAAGAAGGgtcacaataaaaaaacatgcaaACGATCACTATAA
- the LOC126683142 gene encoding glycosyltransferase BC10-like, which produces MKMAQENGKDHNNITIRLNQTRPLPFRLIQFFLVFLVLGLGISIISMYMFRFLGIQNVVPGASSLARSNIIFPCFREADSLENWVKAPSNLLHKMNDSELFWRASLVPRIKEYPFKRVPKIAFMFLTKGPLPLAPLWERFFEGHEGLFSVYVHSLPSYVGNFTPSSVFFKRQIPSQIVEWGSMSMCDGERRLLANALLDLSNEWFILLSEACIPLQNFSIIYRYISRSRHSFMGSFDEDSPYGRGRYNWNMQPEVTLEQWRKGSQWFEVNRRLAVNIVEDMTYYPKFRSFCQPACYVDEHYFPTMLSIQVPHLLANRTLTWTDWSRGGAHPATFGQADITEEFFKRMFEGQSCTYNNQPTTVCYLFARKFAPSALEPLLGLASKVFGF; this is translated from the exons aTGAAGATGGCTCAAGAAAATGGGAAGGATCATAATAATATTACTATTAGATTGAATCAAACTAGGCCTTTGCCTTTtagattaattcaatttttcttGGTGTTTTTAGTTCTTGGTCTTGGAATTTCGATTATTAGTATGTATATGTTTAGATTTCTTGGAATTCAGAATGTAGTACCTGGTGCTAGTTCTTTAGCTAGGTCTAATATTATATTCCCTTGTTTTAGAGAAGCTGATAGTTTAGAGAATTGGGTTAAAGCTCCGTCGAATTTGTTGCATAAGATGAATGATTCGGAGTTATTTTGGCGTGCTTCGTTGGTTCCGAGAATTAAAGAGTATCCTTTTAAGAGAGTTCCTAAGATTGCTTTTATGTTCTTGACTAAAGGACCATTGCCATTAGCACCTCTTTGGGAGAGGTTTTTTGAGGGGCATGAAGGGCTTTTTTCGGTTTATGTTCATTCTTTGCCGTCGTATGTTGGGAATTTTACGCCATCATCGGTGTTCTTCAAGAGACAGATTCCAAGTCAG ATAGTCGAATGGGGAAGCATGAGTATGTGTGACGGCGAGAGGAGACTCCTAGCAAACGCATTGCTCGATCTTTCCAATGAATGGTTCATCCTCCTTTCAGAAGCATGCATTCCTCTCCAAAATTTTAGCATCATATATCGTTACATATCAAGATCACGGCACAGTTTTATGGGTTCATTTGATGAAGACAGTCCATATGGCAGAGGACGCTATAATTGGAATATGCAGCCTGAGGTCACCCTTGAACAGTGGCGGAAAGGGTCACAGTGGTTTGAAGTGAATCGAAGACTCGCAGTTAATATCGTCGAAGATATGACTTATTATCCCAAATTCAGAAGCTTTTGCCAGCCAGCATGTTATGTCGATGAGCACTATTTCCCAACCATGCTGAGCATCCAAGTTCCACATCTCTTGGCAAATAGGACGCTTACCTGGACGGATTGGTCAAGGGGCGGAGCCCACCCAGCTACGTTCGGACAGGCTGATATTACTGAGGAATTTTTCAAGAGGATGTTTGAAGGACAATCTTGCACTTATAATAACCAGCCAACAACCGTGTGTTATCTTTTTGCAAGAAAGTTTGCTCCAAGTGCTTTAGAACCTCTATTAGGTTTAGCATCTAAAGTTTTCGGGTTTTGA
- the LOC126680703 gene encoding uncharacterized protein LOC126680703, which produces MPPCLFQGQVIHSLLARQLIHPKQNEMWFGVGEHKVRFSIEEFAVLTGLNCTGEIQKVGFEDSGNSFVDKYFFGKTKVNRQSVIECLLSKRWQSDEDAVRIAFLYVLEIYFLSALDSNLVDGHHLDVIAFEDYNCYPWGKEIFSYTLNSLKTKDLLKKTKKEGYCRLLGFPIILQYLFYECFPSVDGKICMLVGNKVPRCLNWTSSKTPAVIDLETDFYNHGSKLKFERIVPSADEKRVLMLNGFFASEKKKGSIQKAHTADDDDLAAVNDANDHSLSSASTQNQQHINSLSKRVGNIEKQLKSVILQQSEIKKDLKSYHDDIDNGMIEIQVVLKDLVTKMDRYIEKSEIIKRVDDKDDRGHKSDSSSESDDNNQNKDNDLNKAEDLSALDNANQEEEDKSVEGGERKIEEATDDVSGVDVDTNLNMNEGEDVFLTDSQLTQLDEQVASHCRSRDLASSSQGSGHTDQIALPYNEAPCPLLDLEYTENDAFRDMETFNWIEQGWNKKTCSLTGKYAVITPPFDIGGDLITKKIFFHTLNFCGGELSTSHIDVIFYYLRKKIKLLFDNKMKFCTTDSIFSQILVAEYFSYVASGCAEFKVTSGNSILEYYKGGGCRYNKSWLEVNELLCPVIILDPNHWFLVRVNFEECKVYVYNCYKTEKIEANIEKMIGAFTHYLPVFLKQMNFYSSRNDSVSFALSSSFDSRYSPFSYENVAEVPIQIKSDCGAFTCLFAEYLIHGKPITSSFSGDEMERYRNRLCQGLISYAKWKLETDYKSDVEGTVQLRRELRRNNFTDNFFYLIQLL; this is translated from the exons ATGCCCCCATGTTTGTTTCAAGGGCAGGTTATACATTCTCTGTTAGCGAGGCAGCTTATTCATCCAAAACAGAATGAGATGTGGTTTGGTGTTGGTGAGCATAAAGTCAGATTCAGCATTGAAGAGTTTGCAGTTTTAACGGGACTGAATTGTACTGGTGAAATTCAGAAGGTAGGCTTTGAAGATTCAGGCAATTCGTTTGTTGATAAGTACTTTTTTGGGAAGACGAAGGTTAATAGGCAGTCTGTCATTGAGTGTTTACTGTCGAAGCGATGGCAGTCTGATGAAGATGCTGTCAGAATTGCTTTTTTGTATGTGCTGGAGATTTATTTTCTGTCTGCGCTTGATTCTAATCTTGTCGATGGTCATCATTTGGATGTAATAGCTTTTGAGGACTATAACTGTTACCCATGGGGTAAAGAAATCTTTTCTTATACCCTGAACAGTTTGAAGACCAAGGACCTTTTGAAGAAGACCAAAAAAGAAGGGTATTGCAGATTGCTTGGGTTTCCTATTATTTTGCAGTATTTATTTTACGAGTGTTTCCCTTCTGTTGACGGTAAGATATGCATGCTTGTGGGTAACAAAGTGCCAAGATGCTTGAATTGGACTTCAAGCAAAACTCCTGCCGTGATCGATTTGGAAACTGATTTTTATAATCATGGATCAAag CTTAAGTTTGAAAGAATTGTACCTTCTGCGGATGAGAAAAGAGTTTTAATGCTGAATGGCTTTTTTGCCTCTGAAAAGAAGAAGGGCAGTATCCAGAAAGCTCATACCGCTGACGATGATGATCTTGCTGCTGTTAATGATGCGAATGACCATTCTTTGTCTTCTgcatcaacacaaaatcaacagcATATCAACAGTCTGTCAAAGAGGGTTGGGAATATTGAAAAGCAGCTGAAAAGTGTTATTCTTCAGCAGTCTGAGATCAAGAAGGATCTGAAATCCTATCATGATGATATTGATAATGGTATGATTGAAATACAAGTtgttttgaaagatttggtcaCCAAAATGGACCGTTATATTGAAAAGTCAGAAATTATTAAG CGTGTTGACGATAAGGATGATCGTGGTCACAAAAGTGATTCTTCGTCGGAAAGTGATGACAATAATCAGAATAAAGATAATGATCTTAATAAGGCTGAAGATCTTTCTGCTTTGGATAATGCTAATCaggaagaagaagataaatCTGTGGAAGGTGGTGAAAGGAAGATTGAAGAAGCTACGGACGATGTTTCCGGGGTTGATGTTGATACAAATTTGAACATGAATGAG GGAGAAGATGTTTTTTTAACGGATTCCCAGTTAACTCAGTTGGACGAACAAGTTGCGTCTCATTGTAGGAGTCGTGATCTTGCTTCTTCAAGTCAAGGATCTGGTCATACTG ACCAGATTGCATTGCCTTATAATGAAGCTCCTTGTCCCTTGCTTGATCTTGAGTACACTGAAAATGATGCATTTAGAGACATGGAAACTTTTAACTGGATTGAGCAAGGATGGAATAAGAAAACTTG TTCGCTAACTGGAAAATATGCTGTAATTACTCCTCCTTTCGATATTGGTGGTGATTTAATTACGAAGAAGATTTTTTTTCACACATTGAATTTCTGTGGTGGAGAACTATCTACTTCT CATATCGATGTTATCTTTTACTACTTGAGGAAGAAGATTAAATTGCTGTTTGACAACAAGATGAAGTTTTGTACTACAGATTCCATTTTCAGTCAGATTTTAGTAGCAGAATATTTTTCGTACGTTGCGTCTGGTTGTGCTGAATTCAAAGTTACGTCTGGAAACTCCATTCTTGAATACTATAAGGGAGGAGGCTGTCGATATAATAAGAGTTGGTTGGAGGTGAATGAGCTTCTATGTCCCGTAATCATCTTAGACCCGAATCATTGGTTTCTCGTGCGGGTTAATTTTGAAGAATGCAAGGTGTATGTCTACAATTGCTACAAGACTGAAAAGATTGAAGcaaatattgaaaaaatgatAGGAGCTTTTACGCACTATCTCCctgtttttttgaaacaaatgaaCTTCTATTCGTCTAGGAATGATTCTGTATCATTTGCCTTATCTTCTAGTTTCGACAGCAGATATTCTCCTTTCTCTTATGAAAATGTTGCTGAAGTGCCAATTCAAATTAAGAG TGATTGTGGTGCTTTTACTTGTTTGTTCGCGGAGTATCTAATTCATGGCAAGCCGATTACTTCGTCATTTTCGGGAGATGAAATGGAAAGGTACCGGAATCGACTTTGTCAAGGCTTGATTTCTTATGCGAAGTGGAAGCTAGAAACTGATTATAAAAGTGACGTTGAAGGAACCGTCCAGCTTCGAAGAGAACTGAGGAGGAATAAT TTTActgataatttcttttatttgattCAGTTACTTTga
- the LOC126683140 gene encoding IAA-amino acid hydrolase ILR1-like 4 has product MSLFNWVSFILLFLHFLTPIFSSTGLSSDVSSKFLDYAKKDEIFDWMVGLRRRIHENPELGYEEIETSKVIRDELGKMGVKYKYPFAVTGVVGFIGTGKSPFVALRADMDALPMQEMVEWEHKSKVPGKMHACGHDAHVAMLLGAAKILQEHQEEIKGTVVLVFQPAEEGGGGAKQIIDAGALENVQAIFGLHVDSRLPIGQVASRAGPLLAGSGFFDAVISGKGGHAAIPQHSIDPILAASNVIVSLQHLVSREADPLDSQVVTVAKFQGGGAFNVIPDSVSLGGTFRAFSKESFKQLRQRIEEVITGQASVQRCKAAVNFLENEKPFFPPTINDKKLHEHFTTIAGDMLGTDKVKDMQPLMGSEDFSFYQEIMPGYIFFIGMQNETHKQLQSAHSPHFEINEDVLPYGAALHASMATGYILKLQEEHPLSEEKQHDEL; this is encoded by the exons ATGAGTTTGTTCAACtgggtttcatttattttactttttctccattttttaaCTCCAATTTTTAGCTCAACTGGGCTGTCATCTGATGTTTCATCAAAGTTTCTTGATTATGCTAAAAAAGATGAGATTTTTGACTGGATGGTGGGTCTAAGGAGGAGAATTCATGAGAATCCTGAGTTGGGTTATGAGGAAATTGAGACTAGTAAGGTTATTAGAGATGAATTGGGAAAAATGGGGGTTAAATATAAGTACCCATTTGCTGTTACTGGTGTTGTTGGCTTTATTGGTACTGGAAAATCTCCTTTTGTTGCATTAAGAGCTGACATGGATGCTCTTCCTATGCAg GAAATGGTGGAGTGGGAGCATAAGAGTAAAGTCCCTGGAAAGATGCATGCTTGTGGACATGATGCTCATGTTGCTATGCTTCTTGGTGCTGCTAAGATTCTTCAAGAACATCAAGAAGAGATAAAG GGCACTGTTGTTCTTGTATTCCAACCGGCTGAGGAAGGAGGCGGTGGGGCAAAGCAAATAATAGATGCGGGTGCATTAGAGAATGTTCAAGCTATCTTTGGTTTGCATGTTGATTCCAGGTTGCCAATAGGTCAAGTGGCCTCTAGAGCCGGTCCTTTACTGGCTGGGAGTGGCTTCTTTGATGCAGTAATAAGCGGGAAAGGAGGTCATGCCGCAATTCCTCAGCACTCGATAGATCCTATATTGGCAGCTTCTAATGTCATTGTTAGTTTACAACATCTTGTTTCCAGGGAAGCTGATCCACTAGACTCGCAG GTGGTGACAGTTGCCAAATTCCAAGGAGGTGGTGCATTCAATGTTATTCCAGATTCTGTTTCACTTGGGGGCACCTTCCGTGCCTTTTCTAAAGAAAGCTTTAAGCAACTAAGGCAGCGTATCGAGGAG GTAATCACAGGGCAAGCTTCCGTACAGAGATGTAAAGCAGCAGTTAATTTCCTGGAAAACGAAAAACCCTTTTTTCCTCCTACCATAAACGATAAAAAGTTGCACGAGCACTTCACAACTATTGCTGGAGATATGCTTGGCACTGATAAAGTTAAAGACATGCAACCATTGATGGGATCTGAGGATTTTTCCTTCTATCAAGAGATTATGCCTGGATACATCTTCTTTATCGGAATGCAGAACGAGACACATAAACAGCTCCAATCCGCACACTCACCCCACTTTGAAATAAATGAAGACGTTCTTCCTTACGGCGCCGCACTGCATGCATCAATGGCCACTGGATATATTCTTAAACTACAGGAAGAACATCCTTTGTCAGAAGAAAAACAGCATGATGAACTGTGA